The proteins below come from a single Silene latifolia isolate original U9 population unplaced genomic scaffold, ASM4854445v1 scaffold_73, whole genome shotgun sequence genomic window:
- the LOC141640160 gene encoding uncharacterized protein LOC141640160: protein MMIEKGSMHSNLDSFLNCTTPIIPSQFLPKTEMRKLNKLWHPWERENVEYFRLSDLWKSYDEWSAYGAGVPIRLNDGHTLVQYYVPYLSAIQIFTSTPSPIFIREDMEVADGETRDSYSESYSDESESDKLSRWDGCSSEDGGYEQECLRQLNDRLGYLYCQYFEKSTPYGRVPFMDKISELARRHPGLMSLKSVDLSPASWMAVAWYPIYHIPMGRTVKELSTCFLTYHTLSSSFQDMDHDDDMVNIEWIKKRKEGESVTLPAFGLATYKMQGILWASGRGGRDQGRLGSLWSVADSWLKQLRVKHHDFSFFTGIQRG, encoded by the exons atgatGATTGAAAAAGGTTCAATGCATTCCAATCTTGATTCCTTCCTCAATTGCACAACCCCCATTATACCCTCTCAATTTCTCCCCAAG ACAGAGATGAGGAAATTGAATAAGCTATGGCATCCATGGGAAAGAGAAAATGTGGAATATTTTAGGTTAAGTGATCTATGGAAGTCGTACGATGAATGGAGTGCATATGGTGCAGGTGTTCCTATACGTTTAAACGACGGTCACACACTTGTACAGTATTATGTTCCCTATCTTTCTGCCATCCAAATTTTCACCAGTACCCCTTCTCCTATTTTTATCAG GGAGGACATGGAAGTAGCAGATGGTGAGACTCGGGATTCGTACAGCGAGTCATATAGTGATGAAAGCGAAAGCGATAAATTGTCAAGGTGGGATGGGTGCTCGTCGGAAGACGGGGGATATGAGCAAGAATGTTTAAGGCAATTGAATGACAGGTTGGGATACCTTTATTGCCAATACTTTGAGAAATCAACACCATATGGGAGAGTTCCTTTTATGGACAAG ATCAGTGAATTAGCTCGAAGACATCCTGGACTAATGTCATTAAAGAGCGTTGATCTTTCACCAGCCAGTTGGATGGCAGTTGCCTG GTATCCAATTTATCACATTCCCATGGGAAGAACCGTAAAGGAGTTGTCTACATGCTTCCTCACTTATCACACTCTTTCGTCTTCCTTTCAAG ATATGGACCACGACGACGACATGGTGAACATTGAGTGGATCAAGAAGAGAAAGGAAGGGGAGAGTGTAACACTTCCTGCCTTTGGCCTGGCCACTTACAAAATGCAAGGAATCTTGTGGGCCTCGGGTCGAGGTGGCCGGGACCAAGGTCGCCTTGGGTCACTTTGGAGTGTTGCAGACTCATGGCTAAAGCAATTGAGGGTCAAACACCATGATTTTAGTTTCTTCACCGGGATTCAACGGGGGTGA